In Gemmobacter sp., the sequence CCTCGCGCAGCATGATATGCTGCTGGGTCAGCTGCGCCTGATGCTGGCCAAGGGTTTCGGCATAATGCAGCCATTCCAGAAAGGCGCGGCGATCCGGGTGGCCGGGCGCGCGGCCCAGATGCGGCGCGCGGGTTTCCGACAGATATTCCAGGATCGCGCCGCTTTCGAACATGGTCTGGCCATCGACCCGCACCGCAGGCACCCGGCCAGCGGGCGAGATGGCCAGATATTCAGGCGCGCGCAGCGCCTTGCCGGCAAAGCTCATGTATTCGACGCGATGGGGGATCCCGGCCTCGTGCAGGGCCCACAGGATGCGGAACGACCGCGCCTGCGACACATGCCACAGCGTGACGCCATCATCCGTCTGGTCGGTCTGTTGCAAGTCGCCCTCCCTGCTTGCCCCTGACGGACCTAGCATCATCGGGCGGGCGCGGTCCACGGTTTCGCGCAGGCGGTCAGGCCCCGCCTTCGGCCCATTCGCGGGTGGCGCGGCCGAACGCCTCGAACAGCGGGCGCGACACCGGATCGCCGGCGGCGTTGTATTCCGGGTGCCATTGCACCGACAGGGTAAAGCCCGGCGCATCCTTGACATAGATCGCTTCGGGCGTGCCATCGGGTGCCGTCCCCTCGATCACGATCCGGCTGCCGGCACGGGCGATGCCCTGACCGTGCAGGGTGTTCGTCATCACCTCGTCGGCGCCCAGCACGCGGGCGAACACCCCGCCGGGCAACAGGCGCACCGGATGGCGCAGGGCGAATTTTTCCTCCAGCGTGCCATCGGGGGGCATGCGGTGGTTCATGCGGCCCGGCAGATCGCGGATTTCGGGGTAAAGCGTGCCGCCCATGGCCACGTTCACCTCCT encodes:
- a CDS encoding glutathione S-transferase is translated as MQQTDQTDDGVTLWHVSQARSFRILWALHEAGIPHRVEYMSFAGKALRAPEYLAISPAGRVPAVRVDGQTMFESGAILEYLSETRAPHLGRAPGHPDRRAFLEWLHYAETLGQHQAQLTQQHIMLREDWMRSPTVMRLEATRLARALNGVALVVQGQDWLLPSGFSAVDIAVGYNLHIARRFIRLDQIPGLAAYHARLTARPGFQAAAAADGPGEIYTRDFYEAPDDQPR
- a CDS encoding gamma-glutamyl-gamma-aminobutyrate hydrolase family protein, with translation MASQKRRPVVGIIGNESVLNETYHVQAAGMMTCHAVADVAGCLPLIVPADPRVVSVGELLDSCDGFLLTGGRPNVHPSEYGEDETPAHGAFDRNRDSITLPLVRACVERGQPFLGICRGFQEVNVAMGGTLYPEIRDLPGRMNHRMPPDGTLEEKFALRHPVRLLPGGVFARVLGADEVMTNTLHGQGIARAGSRIVIEGTAPDGTPEAIYVKDAPGFTLSVQWHPEYNAAGDPVSRPLFEAFGRATREWAEGGA